Proteins encoded together in one Desulfosporosinus meridiei DSM 13257 window:
- a CDS encoding mechanosensitive ion channel family protein: MNSLWINNSFSNFEWQKLGMTILNSLIYIVLVLIIARVAYGLAIYLLRRMLLDHRGKKLLDERKSNTIFSLLKSMAFYLIAFTAIIHVLKHLFSFDTGTLLASASVLGVALGFGSQSLVKDIIGGFFILFEDQFSVGDYVQTGQFSGVVEETGIRATHLRDWGGELHIIPNGSITAVTNYSRGKMRALVDIQVPYDEDLDKAMSVMHTVCEQVGTEFGDKIIDPPTVQGVIQFGERNTVLRVIAFTQPNEQWSLERELRRQIHSAFLKEGIRTPQQNVYVTNPIKDSSG, encoded by the coding sequence ATGAATAGTCTATGGATTAATAATAGTTTCTCAAATTTTGAATGGCAAAAATTGGGAATGACCATCTTAAATTCTCTGATATATATAGTTTTAGTATTAATCATTGCACGTGTTGCTTATGGGTTAGCAATTTATTTATTACGCCGGATGTTGTTAGACCATAGAGGAAAAAAACTGCTTGATGAACGCAAGTCTAATACGATCTTTTCGTTGCTTAAGAGTATGGCGTTTTATTTAATCGCCTTTACTGCTATTATTCATGTTCTTAAGCATCTTTTTAGCTTTGATACAGGTACTCTTCTAGCTTCTGCTAGTGTCTTAGGAGTAGCCTTAGGTTTTGGATCCCAGAGCCTTGTTAAAGATATAATTGGAGGTTTCTTCATCCTCTTTGAAGACCAATTTTCTGTTGGCGATTATGTACAAACCGGTCAATTCTCAGGGGTAGTTGAAGAGACAGGGATTAGGGCAACACATCTGAGGGATTGGGGCGGGGAACTTCATATTATTCCAAATGGTAGTATCACAGCGGTTACCAACTATAGTAGAGGTAAAATGAGGGCCTTGGTAGATATTCAGGTTCCTTATGATGAGGATTTGGACAAGGCTATGTCTGTAATGCATACTGTTTGTGAACAGGTGGGTACAGAGTTTGGTGACAAGATAATTGATCCGCCAACCGTACAAGGAGTAATCCAGTTTGGTGAAAGAAATACGGTATTAAGAGTAATTGCCTTTACACAGCCCAATGAACAGTGGAGTTTGGAGAGAGAACTGCGGAGGCAAATACATAGTGCTTTCTTAAAAGAAGGAATTCGCACACCACAACAAAATGTCTATGTGACGAATCCCATTAAGGATTCAAGTGGTTAA
- a CDS encoding NAD(P)/FAD-dependent oxidoreductase, with product MKHNVDVLIIGAGPAGIFTALELTKHNKDLKILIVDNGRSIEKRKCPARTTGVCGGCNPCAITRGWSGAGAFSDGKLSLSPAVGGRLVEYMREDQAQDLIDYADSIYRHFGAQETVYGLDNRRVEEIEYEASRHNIALIHCPVRHLGTELAYDVLKGMYEHLMQKTNTIFWELAEVKNILADSEGAIGAVIQRRSEEELDEVYARYVVAAPGRGGANWLADQTVRLGVVTENNEVDIGVRVEVPNSIIDHLTRELYEPKLVYYSDTYDLKTRSFCVNPGGVVSEEHYDGDIAVVNGHSYADPTKKTKNTNFALLVSTRFTEPFNQPIEYGRYIARLANMLTGGGVMVQRLGDLLQGRRTTEERLRKSTTVPTLRSAVPGDLSYVLPERYLTSLIETLKAFDKIAPGMYSKNTLLYGVEVKFYSSKVKVAPNFETTIPRLYAIGDGAGITRGLMQASATGIVVARDIVAKE from the coding sequence TTGAAACATAATGTTGATGTCTTAATTATCGGAGCCGGTCCGGCCGGAATTTTTACGGCCTTAGAGTTAACGAAGCATAATAAAGATCTGAAAATTCTAATTGTTGATAATGGGCGAAGTATTGAAAAGCGCAAGTGTCCTGCGCGTACTACAGGAGTTTGCGGAGGCTGTAATCCCTGTGCTATCACTAGAGGGTGGTCGGGCGCAGGAGCTTTCAGTGATGGAAAGTTGTCTCTAAGTCCTGCAGTAGGCGGTCGTTTAGTTGAATATATGAGAGAAGATCAAGCTCAGGATTTAATTGATTATGCCGATTCTATCTACAGACATTTCGGAGCTCAAGAAACAGTGTATGGCTTAGATAACCGTCGGGTTGAAGAGATTGAGTATGAGGCATCCCGTCACAATATTGCCCTGATTCATTGCCCTGTTCGACATTTAGGAACAGAACTGGCTTACGATGTCCTGAAAGGTATGTATGAGCATCTCATGCAAAAGACCAATACGATTTTTTGGGAACTTGCTGAGGTAAAGAATATCCTTGCCGACTCGGAAGGTGCTATAGGTGCTGTTATTCAACGTCGAAGTGAAGAAGAACTTGATGAAGTGTATGCCCGCTATGTGGTTGCTGCCCCTGGCCGGGGCGGAGCGAATTGGCTTGCTGATCAGACAGTTCGATTGGGTGTCGTAACAGAAAACAATGAGGTGGATATAGGTGTCCGTGTCGAGGTTCCTAACTCTATAATTGATCATTTAACACGTGAACTATATGAACCTAAGCTAGTGTATTATTCAGATACCTATGATTTGAAGACGCGGAGCTTTTGTGTCAATCCTGGCGGTGTAGTCTCAGAAGAGCACTATGATGGGGATATTGCGGTTGTAAACGGACATAGTTATGCCGATCCGACTAAAAAAACCAAGAATACGAATTTTGCCTTATTAGTATCTACTCGTTTCACTGAGCCCTTTAACCAACCCATAGAATATGGACGATATATCGCCCGGTTGGCTAATATGCTGACTGGCGGAGGTGTAATGGTTCAGCGCTTAGGAGATCTTTTACAAGGGAGACGTACAACAGAGGAACGCTTACGAAAGTCTACAACGGTTCCAACTCTTCGTTCAGCTGTTCCGGGAGACCTAAGTTATGTACTCCCTGAACGCTACTTGACCTCTCTTATTGAGACGTTGAAAGCCTTTGATAAAATTGCACCTGGTATGTATTCCAAAAACACACTATTATACGGGGTAGAGGTTAAATTCTACTCATCTAAAGTTAAAGTTGCGCCAAATTTTGAAACAACCATACCTAGGTTATACGCTATAGGAGATGGAGCAGGAATAACCCGAGGGTTAATGCAGGCTTCGGCTACAGGGATTGTTGTTGCCAGAGATATTGTCGCTAAAGAATAA
- a CDS encoding MazG-like family protein, with translation MVKGLKAIDELKVNLIQAQWLVHHGTLSGSEDEMIQGLADLVGMSYLLARRLGFDFSRLDRMLLQRLDSLKITDEMCLEKQWGDLSLLLSYLAPED, from the coding sequence GTGGTTAAAGGATTAAAAGCTATTGATGAACTAAAGGTTAATCTAATTCAGGCACAGTGGCTTGTTCATCATGGAACTTTAAGTGGATCTGAAGATGAAATGATTCAGGGTTTAGCAGATCTTGTTGGAATGAGTTATTTGTTAGCTAGAAGATTAGGTTTTGATTTTTCAAGGCTTGATCGTATGCTATTGCAACGTTTAGACAGTTTAAAGATCACAGATGAAATGTGTCTTGAAAAGCAATGGGGAGATTTGAGCTTATTATTAAGCTACTTAGCTCCCGAGGACTAA
- the dnaB gene encoding replicative DNA helicase, with protein MELIKVPPQNLEAEQAVLGAMMLDPEAGSSVFELLQPDDFYRDNHRLMFSAIRDLSEKGDPVDLVSVAEALHRQGRLEQVGGITTISEIARSVPTAANVEYYARIVSEKSLLRQLIRATSSILERGYEPGEEAHSLLEEAEKLILDLSRQRVKDGFSAIRDVLLDTFEKIEYLYANKGNLTGVPTFFTDLDRMTSGWQPSDLVIIAARPSMGKTALVLNMAQNASVRAKVPVAIFSLEMSKEQLVQRMLCGEAMVDQQRVRTGDLLDTDWPKLTRAVGPLSDAPIFIDDTVGISLAELRSKSRRLKTEHNLGMIIIDYLQLLSVGKKSESRQQEVAQISRALKGLARELKVPVIALSQLNRGVEQRQDKRPIMSDLLESGAIEADADVISFIYRDEYYHPESEKKGIAELIIAKHRNGPVGAVELGFLKEFTKFVNLDRQHQSA; from the coding sequence ATGGAACTCATTAAAGTTCCACCACAGAATTTAGAGGCCGAACAAGCGGTCTTAGGAGCAATGATGCTTGATCCGGAGGCTGGAAGTTCGGTCTTTGAGCTGCTTCAACCGGATGACTTTTATCGAGACAATCACCGGTTAATGTTTTCTGCAATTCGTGATCTCTCGGAAAAGGGGGATCCGGTTGACCTGGTCAGTGTTGCTGAGGCTTTACACCGCCAAGGGCGATTAGAACAGGTCGGTGGCATAACCACAATTTCTGAAATTGCCCGTTCCGTTCCTACTGCGGCAAATGTGGAATATTATGCGCGGATCGTTTCCGAAAAATCCCTTCTTCGTCAGCTTATTCGGGCAACTAGCAGTATTCTGGAACGGGGCTATGAGCCAGGGGAAGAAGCCCATTCCCTATTAGAAGAAGCAGAAAAACTGATTCTGGATCTTTCCAGACAGCGAGTTAAAGATGGGTTTAGTGCTATTCGTGATGTTTTGTTAGATACCTTTGAAAAAATTGAGTATCTCTACGCTAATAAAGGAAATCTCACAGGTGTTCCTACCTTTTTCACCGATTTAGACAGGATGACCTCCGGATGGCAGCCGTCAGATTTAGTGATTATTGCAGCCCGACCTTCGATGGGTAAAACGGCCCTGGTTTTAAATATGGCCCAAAATGCTTCAGTTCGGGCTAAGGTGCCTGTGGCAATTTTTAGCTTAGAAATGTCTAAGGAACAGTTGGTTCAGCGTATGCTCTGCGGTGAGGCTATGGTCGACCAACAACGTGTACGGACCGGAGATCTTTTGGATACGGATTGGCCTAAGTTGACCCGGGCAGTAGGCCCGCTCTCTGATGCGCCAATCTTTATTGATGATACCGTTGGTATTTCCTTAGCGGAGCTTCGTTCAAAGTCTCGGAGACTAAAGACGGAGCACAATTTAGGAATGATAATTATTGATTACCTTCAGCTCTTGTCGGTTGGAAAAAAATCTGAGAGCCGACAGCAGGAAGTTGCCCAGATCTCCAGAGCCCTTAAGGGTCTGGCTCGTGAACTGAAAGTGCCTGTCATTGCTTTGTCTCAGCTTAATCGAGGAGTTGAACAACGCCAAGATAAACGACCAATTATGTCAGATTTGCTTGAGTCGGGGGCAATTGAAGCAGATGCAGATGTGATTTCATTTATTTATCGAGATGAGTATTATCATCCGGAGTCAGAGAAAAAGGGAATTGCGGAATTGATTATTGCTAAACACCGGAACGGCCCGGTAGGTGCCGTCGAGTTAGGGTTTCTTAAAGAGTTCACAAAGTTTGTGAATCTTGATCGACAACATCAAAGTGCTTAA
- the lonC gene encoding Lon family ATP-dependent protease yields the protein MKGILTKWLNQANHGDRLQDEEEWSREVEALYVLLSNYYGTDKLVLKASRLEALALMRSEILTERVAGLKKIVSDDPTDQRIPKLQEIPQFLDEVEEQIADLIARRAVEDRLERVVSEKMQERHEDYVKEIKMNVLKETTGPENAQTLKKLAILEKMNTISLKRSAIDVLRPQAVEEIVGQEAAVQALLAKLATPYPQHMIIYGPPGVGKTSAARVALETVKKRSFSPFSKDAPFVEVDGTTLRWDPRDVTNPLLGSVHDPIYQGAKHDLADTGIPEPKMGLVSDAHGGILFIDEIGEMDPLLLNKLLKVLEDKRAFFDSSYYDPGNVQIPQWIKKLFDEGAPADFVLIGATTRDPAELNPALRSRCSEVFFVPLEPKDVQEIIRQAGQKLGVILDDNVPEIISEYVIEGRKANSILTDAYGLARYRNPDQKEIRVTSADVYEVLRSARLTPFIFRKVQSNVEIGRVLGLGVAGFLGSVLEIEAITFTGLEGKGTIRFNETAGSMARDAVFNAAAVIRDLTGEDIRNYDVHVNVIGGAKIDGPSAGLATTLAIYSALKKQPLRQDVAVTGEISIQGKVKPVGGIYEKIFGAKQVEVRKVLIPFENMADVPQSLQGIEVVAVSTIEEAMSHIFIQD from the coding sequence ATGAAAGGGATTTTGACAAAATGGTTAAATCAAGCAAATCACGGAGACCGGTTACAAGATGAGGAAGAGTGGAGTCGGGAAGTTGAAGCACTTTATGTCTTGCTTTCAAACTATTATGGAACTGATAAGCTAGTGCTTAAGGCTAGTCGCTTGGAGGCATTGGCGCTGATGCGCTCCGAGATACTGACTGAGCGTGTTGCAGGATTAAAGAAAATTGTCTCTGATGATCCCACGGATCAAAGGATACCAAAGCTGCAAGAAATACCCCAATTCCTAGATGAAGTTGAAGAGCAAATTGCAGACCTTATTGCACGGCGTGCTGTTGAAGATCGTCTGGAACGTGTAGTTTCCGAGAAGATGCAAGAACGTCATGAGGATTACGTCAAAGAGATTAAAATGAACGTGCTTAAAGAAACTACTGGGCCCGAGAATGCCCAAACTCTTAAAAAGTTAGCTATTCTGGAAAAGATGAATACTATTTCACTGAAACGATCCGCTATTGATGTACTACGTCCTCAGGCTGTAGAAGAAATTGTTGGGCAGGAGGCTGCCGTACAGGCTCTCCTAGCAAAGTTGGCAACACCCTACCCTCAACATATGATTATTTATGGCCCTCCTGGAGTAGGTAAAACATCTGCGGCTAGGGTTGCTTTGGAGACAGTTAAGAAACGTTCCTTTTCTCCTTTTTCTAAGGATGCTCCCTTTGTTGAAGTGGATGGAACAACTTTAAGGTGGGATCCTCGGGATGTAACTAACCCTCTCTTAGGTTCCGTACACGATCCAATCTATCAAGGTGCCAAGCATGACTTAGCAGATACAGGTATTCCTGAACCGAAAATGGGTTTAGTAAGCGATGCTCATGGAGGGATTCTTTTCATCGATGAAATTGGAGAAATGGATCCTTTGCTTTTGAATAAGCTTCTTAAAGTGCTTGAAGATAAGCGGGCGTTTTTTGATTCCTCTTACTATGATCCTGGTAATGTGCAGATACCACAATGGATTAAGAAGCTTTTTGATGAGGGGGCTCCGGCAGATTTTGTGCTCATTGGAGCTACCACCCGGGATCCTGCCGAGCTTAATCCAGCCCTGCGTTCACGCTGTTCTGAGGTATTCTTTGTCCCTTTGGAACCGAAAGATGTCCAAGAGATTATTCGCCAGGCAGGTCAAAAGCTGGGTGTGATTTTAGACGACAATGTCCCTGAGATAATTAGTGAATACGTCATTGAGGGTAGGAAGGCCAATAGTATTTTGACAGACGCCTATGGCCTCGCTAGGTATCGTAACCCAGATCAAAAGGAGATAAGAGTGACAAGCGCAGATGTTTATGAGGTTCTGCGATCTGCCAGACTTACCCCTTTTATTTTCCGTAAGGTTCAAAGCAATGTGGAAATTGGCAGAGTGTTAGGACTGGGAGTAGCAGGCTTTTTGGGTTCTGTTTTGGAGATTGAGGCGATTACCTTTACAGGCTTAGAAGGTAAAGGAACCATTCGATTTAATGAAACAGCAGGAAGTATGGCCAGGGATGCTGTCTTTAATGCAGCGGCTGTTATTCGTGACCTTACAGGGGAAGATATCCGGAATTATGATGTTCATGTTAATGTAATTGGCGGGGCGAAGATTGATGGTCCTTCAGCTGGACTGGCAACCACCCTAGCCATTTATAGTGCTTTAAAAAAACAGCCTCTGCGACAAGATGTTGCGGTGACAGGTGAGATTTCTATCCAAGGCAAAGTTAAACCTGTTGGCGGCATTTATGAAAAGATTTTCGGTGCTAAGCAAGTTGAAGTTCGAAAGGTTTTAATTCCATTTGAAAATATGGCAGATGTGCCGCAGAGCTTACAAGGAATAGAAGTTGTAGCGGTCAGTACGATTGAAGAGGCAATGAGCCACATTTTTATACAAGATTAA
- the rplI gene encoding 50S ribosomal protein L9, with amino-acid sequence MKVILQADVKGTGKKGQILEVADGYARNFLFPKKLAVEATTGNINDISHKKAVEERRKVKEKEDAVLLGNKLSALKVEVKTKTGEGGRLFGSVTSKEIADALKKQHGVEIDKRKLDLKEPIKALGSYEVNVKVHPEVIAKLQVHVSSI; translated from the coding sequence ATGAAGGTAATTCTTCAAGCTGATGTAAAAGGAACCGGCAAAAAAGGACAGATCTTAGAGGTTGCAGATGGATATGCAAGAAATTTTTTATTCCCTAAAAAATTGGCTGTTGAAGCTACAACAGGTAATATTAACGATATTTCTCATAAAAAGGCTGTTGAAGAGCGCCGTAAAGTAAAAGAAAAAGAAGATGCTGTTTTATTAGGGAATAAATTAAGTGCCTTAAAAGTAGAAGTAAAAACAAAAACCGGTGAAGGCGGCCGTTTGTTTGGCTCAGTAACCAGTAAAGAAATTGCCGATGCCTTAAAAAAACAGCATGGTGTGGAAATAGATAAACGGAAGTTAGATCTGAAAGAACCGATTAAAGCTCTTGGCAGTTATGAAGTTAATGTGAAGGTTCATCCTGAGGTAATTGCTAAGCTTCAGGTACATGTAAGCTCAATCTAA
- a CDS encoding DUF951 domain-containing protein, whose protein sequence is MIPLNVGDIVRLRKPHPCGSLDWKVMRTGMDFRIQCLGCQHQAWIPRVKLERNLKEILQRVDEK, encoded by the coding sequence ATGATTCCGTTAAATGTAGGAGATATTGTTCGACTTCGCAAGCCACATCCCTGTGGAAGTCTGGATTGGAAGGTAATGAGAACGGGAATGGATTTCCGCATACAGTGTTTAGGATGCCAGCATCAAGCCTGGATTCCGCGGGTCAAACTCGAACGAAATTTAAAAGAGATTCTTCAAAGGGTTGATGAAAAATAG
- the rpsR gene encoding 30S ribosomal protein S18 yields MKRERGRRPRKRVCSFCVDKVESMDYKETHKIRKYVTDRGKILPRRISGNCAMHQRQVTLAIKRARSIALLPYSVE; encoded by the coding sequence ATGAAACGTGAACGCGGACGTCGCCCACGCAAGCGGGTGTGCAGTTTTTGTGTAGATAAAGTTGAGTCAATGGATTACAAAGAAACACATAAAATTCGTAAGTACGTTACGGATCGTGGTAAGATATTACCTCGTCGTATTTCAGGAAACTGCGCTATGCATCAGCGCCAAGTAACCTTGGCCATCAAACGGGCTCGCAGTATTGCTTTATTGCCATATAGTGTAGAGTAG
- a CDS encoding DUF2232 domain-containing protein translates to MFISDEMAQDYLARGILMTFPVVGIAMGTWGFFWEVFLLFSVFIVGRRKGMLTASVFLALGYIAALLVYQVNAINYLGFVPLAGLLGVFGWQKGWPVRVSFFWSAVLAGSLGVAQTLPFIVQGIDANTASAMINTTIEQYQASGMLEIMGQQGISEVQIRDILQQGIEIYALVLPSIAAILAIIEFGFVFYFVRRLFRKDLVWVPFTHWRLPWYAVWGAVLGIACYLLGDQFSWAFIRGLGINLMVVYGALTLVLGIAAYLFLLQSPKIPRLLKWVLILLNLIYFMFSFVSIIIFGLFDLVVNFRRLPEES, encoded by the coding sequence ATGTTTATTAGTGATGAAATGGCACAAGATTATTTGGCGAGAGGAATTCTGATGACCTTTCCGGTTGTGGGAATCGCTATGGGAACCTGGGGATTTTTTTGGGAAGTATTTTTATTGTTTAGTGTATTTATCGTAGGTCGGCGCAAAGGAATGCTTACTGCCTCCGTCTTTTTAGCACTTGGCTATATCGCCGCCTTGCTTGTCTATCAGGTAAACGCAATTAATTATCTAGGCTTCGTACCTCTGGCAGGTTTACTGGGAGTTTTCGGCTGGCAAAAGGGGTGGCCTGTTCGGGTGAGTTTTTTTTGGAGTGCTGTCTTGGCAGGAAGCTTAGGTGTAGCGCAGACCCTTCCTTTTATTGTGCAGGGAATTGATGCTAATACCGCAAGTGCTATGATCAATACAACCATAGAACAATACCAAGCATCCGGTATGCTGGAGATTATGGGTCAGCAAGGGATAAGCGAGGTACAGATCCGAGATATTTTGCAACAAGGAATTGAGATTTATGCTTTAGTCCTTCCGAGTATAGCAGCGATTTTAGCGATTATTGAATTTGGTTTTGTTTTTTATTTTGTGAGGCGCCTTTTTAGAAAGGATTTAGTATGGGTTCCCTTTACTCATTGGCGTCTTCCCTGGTATGCAGTTTGGGGTGCAGTTTTGGGAATTGCCTGTTATCTCTTAGGGGATCAATTCTCTTGGGCTTTTATCCGGGGGCTAGGGATTAATCTTATGGTTGTTTATGGGGCCTTGACCCTTGTCTTAGGAATTGCTGCCTACCTTTTTCTGTTACAATCACCGAAAATCCCCAGGCTCCTCAAATGGGTGTTAATTTTATTGAATTTAATTTATTTCATGTTTAGCTTTGTAAGCATTATTATATTTGGACTGTTTGATCTAGTTGTGAATTTCCGTCGTCTACCGGAAGAATCATAA
- the ychF gene encoding redox-regulated ATPase YchF has product MTLHAGIVGLPNVGKSTLFNAITQAGAEAANYPFCTIDPNVGMVEVPDSRLQKLAEMVNPKKIVPATVEFVDIAGLVKGASKGEGLGNKFLSHIREVDAIVHVVRCFEDENVVHVEGNVNPKRDIETIDLELILSDMESIEKRSDRTSKLLKTGDKKAQSEIALLERLKEVFNQGKGARSLTFTDDEREILKGFPLLTLKPVLYVANVSESGLATADDNPYVQQVREIAAEEGAEVVVVCAQIEAEIAELEADEKAAFLEDLGLEESGLDRLIRVAFHLLGLMTFFTAGPIEVKAWTIYQGTKAPKAAGVIHTDFEHGFIRAEVVSYKDFVEFNGLNGARDKGLVRLEGKEYIMNDGDIVHFRFNV; this is encoded by the coding sequence ATGACGTTACATGCAGGAATAGTCGGTTTGCCAAACGTAGGCAAGTCGACATTATTTAATGCCATCACCCAAGCCGGTGCGGAAGCCGCAAATTATCCTTTTTGCACGATTGATCCTAATGTTGGAATGGTAGAGGTTCCTGATTCACGTTTGCAAAAGCTGGCAGAGATGGTCAATCCGAAGAAGATTGTTCCAGCGACTGTGGAGTTTGTGGACATAGCCGGACTTGTTAAAGGAGCAAGTAAAGGAGAAGGTTTAGGTAATAAGTTCTTATCTCATATTCGTGAAGTCGACGCAATTGTGCATGTCGTACGGTGTTTTGAAGATGAGAATGTTGTCCACGTAGAAGGTAATGTAAACCCAAAGCGAGATATAGAAACTATTGATCTAGAATTAATCTTATCCGATATGGAAAGCATAGAGAAACGTTCAGATCGAACCTCCAAACTCCTAAAAACGGGGGATAAAAAGGCACAAAGTGAAATTGCACTTTTAGAACGGTTAAAGGAAGTGTTCAATCAAGGCAAAGGGGCCCGTTCCTTGACCTTTACAGATGATGAGCGGGAGATTCTGAAGGGATTCCCACTCTTGACGCTAAAGCCGGTGCTTTATGTTGCTAATGTTAGTGAAAGTGGGTTAGCTACAGCAGATGATAATCCCTATGTTCAACAAGTTCGGGAGATTGCCGCTGAAGAAGGTGCGGAAGTCGTTGTTGTTTGCGCTCAAATTGAAGCGGAAATCGCGGAACTTGAGGCAGATGAAAAAGCTGCTTTTCTGGAAGACTTAGGGCTTGAAGAATCTGGTTTAGATCGCTTAATTCGCGTTGCCTTCCACTTGTTGGGTTTAATGACGTTTTTCACTGCCGGCCCCATTGAAGTGAAAGCATGGACTATTTATCAGGGAACAAAAGCTCCCAAGGCTGCTGGGGTGATTCATACTGATTTTGAACACGGTTTTATCCGAGCAGAAGTAGTTTCTTATAAAGATTTTGTTGAGTTTAACGGATTAAATGGTGCCAGAGACAAAGGGCTAGTTCGTCTGGAGGGCAAAGAGTACATTATGAATGATGGAGATATTGTTCATTTCCGTTTTAATGTATAG
- a CDS encoding single-stranded DNA-binding protein, whose product MLNRVILIGRLTKDPELRYTPTGVAVANFTLAIDRNYKNSQGERDTDFINCVVYRQLAELCANYLAKGKLASVDGRIQVRSYTGQDGQKRWVTEVIAEDVRFLSPKDSGGGSAESRSFGGNSSFGHEVNLDDDIPF is encoded by the coding sequence ATGTTAAATCGTGTCATCTTGATAGGCCGTTTGACGAAAGACCCCGAATTGCGATACACCCCAACAGGTGTAGCGGTTGCAAATTTTACATTAGCAATTGATCGCAATTATAAGAATTCTCAAGGGGAAAGAGATACCGACTTTATTAATTGCGTAGTTTATCGGCAACTTGCTGAACTCTGTGCTAATTATTTAGCTAAGGGTAAACTGGCATCAGTTGATGGTCGAATTCAGGTGCGTTCGTACACTGGACAAGATGGTCAAAAGCGCTGGGTAACAGAGGTTATTGCTGAAGATGTTCGTTTCCTAAGTCCAAAAGATAGTGGAGGCGGAAGCGCAGAATCGAGATCCTTTGGTGGGAATAGTTCCTTTGGACATGAAGTGAATTTGGATGATGACATCCCATTCTAA
- the rpsF gene encoding 30S ribosomal protein S6, translating into MKAYELLYIIRPDLDEEATTALVDRLAGLVASNGGANLTVEKWGKRRLAYEIDDYKEGQYILMNFEGEGRTSQEIERVMKISDDVIRFLTVRKDD; encoded by the coding sequence ATGAAAGCGTATGAATTACTTTATATCATTCGTCCAGACTTGGACGAAGAGGCAACTACGGCACTTGTAGATCGTTTAGCCGGGCTCGTTGCTAGCAATGGCGGAGCTAACTTAACGGTTGAAAAGTGGGGTAAACGTCGGTTAGCCTATGAAATCGATGATTACAAAGAGGGCCAATACATCCTGATGAATTTCGAAGGTGAAGGCCGTACATCTCAAGAAATTGAGCGGGTTATGAAAATATCCGACGATGTAATCCGTTTCTTAACCGTTAGAAAAGACGACTAA